The Streptomyces sp. V4I8 genome includes the window GGGCGGACACCCCCCGACGCGTCCCCTTGCCGCCGTACGCGGGTGCGGGTGCGTTCGCCTCAGGCCGGGCGTACCACGCTGTGGATCGATGACTCTCCGTCGTAGTAGATCGACTCCTCGCGGACGTACGCGCCGGGCTTGGGGGCGTGGATCATCATGCCGTTGCCGATGTAGATGCCCACGTGGGTGATGTCGTCGTAGAAGAAGATCAGGTCGCCGGGTTGGGCGTTGGCGAGGGAGACCGTGGTGCCCGCGTTGACCTGGTCGTAGGTGACGCGGGGGATGTCCACGCCTGCGGCCTTCCAGGCGGCCTGGGTGAGGCCGGAGCAGTCGTAGGAGTCGGGGCCGGTGGCGCCCCAGACGTACGGCTTGCCTATCTGGGAGCGGGAGAAGGCCAGGGCCTTCTCGGCATTGGTGGCGTACGAGGAGTCCGTGGAGGACGAGTCCGAGGTGCCTGACTCGGACGGTGTCTCGGCGCTCTCCTGTTGCTGTGCCTCTTCTTGGCGCTGGCGCTCGGCCTCTGCCTGCTGGCGGGCCAGTTCCGCCGCCTTGCGGGCCGCCTCCTCCTGCTTGCGCTTCTCGATCGCGGCCAGGCGGGCCTTTTCCTCGGCCGTGAGTTTCGAGAGGAGTTCGCGGGCGTCGGAGAGTTTCGTCTGGACCGTGGTTTTGGCGGTTTGCAGGTGGTTCTGCGACTCGGTGAGCGTTTCGAGGTTTTGGGTGGCCTCCTGGCGCTTCTTCATCGTCGCGGACTGCTGGGTGAAGTACTCGTCGACCGCTTCCTTCTGACGGCCCGTCATACGGTCCATCAGCTGGGACTGGTCGAAGTAGTCCTGCGGGGTGTCCGCCAGGAGGAAGGTCGCCGTGTCGGGGGCGGCCGCTCCGGTGCGGTACTGGGCGGCGGCGTTGCGGCCCAGTTCCTCGCGTGCGTCGTTCAGCTTCTGGGTGCGCTGGGCCACGTCGTCGAGGAGGGTGTCGACGCGCTTGCGCTGCTTCGCGGTCTTCTCTTTGGCCGCGTTGTACTTCTCGGTCGCCGACTCCGCCTGGCGGTAGAGGTCGTCGACCTTCTTCTCGACCTCTTCGAGGCTCGGCTTGTCGTCCGAAGAGGGGCTCGCGTTGGCCGTCTGGGACAGCAGGGCCACGGAGGTGAGGGCCGCGGTGGCGAGGGCGGGGGTCCGTATGCCTGCTACGCGCGTACCCGCGGGACGCGACTTGCGGTGCGACGCCAAGGGAGGCGACTCCTTCCACGTTCCGCCTACCGAGTTAGCTGTCGGGTTCGGGCGGGTGGTTCGGAAGGGTTGCCCTACGGCCCGGGTGGGAAGTCCGGCCGATTCACCCCATGTTCGGTGGGTCCCCGGCTCCGGGCGCCGTGGGGCGTGCCGGACTCGGCGGAGGCCGTGCGGCCCGGCGACGTTCGCCGGTGGGGGTCGTACGGCCTGTCCGGCACGGTAGCCAACTCGTGTGGCCCCTGTGAAGGTTGATGTTCGATATGCCCGATACATTTTCGTGACCTTGGGGCGGTGCGTGGAGAGTGGCGATCTGTTTGGGGGCTTTTGCTGTGGGGTGAGTGGGTTCTGGGGGTGGTTGCTGATCGTGGTGGGGTGGTTCTGGACGGTGAGGGGGTGGCGGGGTGGGTGATCGTCGGGGGCTGAAACGGGCGATGTTCTCGGGGTGGCCGCGGGCTGTCAGTGGGGCGCCCTAGACTCGGAGAGCGATGAGCAGCCTCTTTGACGACAGCTTCCTGGCGGACCTCCAGGCCCCGCGGGCCCACGAGGAGCACCCGCCGCCGCCCGAGGACGATCACGCTCCGGAACCGGTTCCGGACGATCTGTTCGGCGGGAAGTTCGACGTGCCGCCGGACCGGGACGCCTACTACCGCGACGGCGCCCCGCGCCCGGCCCTCGACGCGGCCGCGCTGCTGGAGGGGCTGAACGAGAACCAGCGTGCGGCCGTCGTCCACTCCGGCAGCCCGCTGCTCATCGTGGCCGGCGCCGGTTCCGGCAAGACACGTGTGCTCACCCATCGCATCGCCCACCTGCTGGCCGAGCGGAATGTGCATCCGGGGCAGATCCTCGCGATCACCTTCACCAACAAGGCCGCGGGCGAGATGAAGGAGCGCGTGGAGCAGCTCGTCGGTCCGCGGGCGAACGCGATGTGGGTGATGACCTTCCACAGCTCGTGCGTGCGCATCCTGCGGAGGGAGAGCAAGAAGCTCGGCTTCACGTCGTCGTTCTCGATCTACGACGCCGCCGACAGCAAGCGGCTGATGGCGCTGGTGTGCCGTGATCTGGACCTCGATCCCAAGCGGTTTCCGCCCAAGTCCTTCAGTGCCAAGATCAGCAACCTGAAGAACGAGTTGATCGACGAGGAGGACTTCGCCGCTCAGGCGACGGACGGCTTCGAGAAGACCCTCGCTCAGGCGTATGCCCTGTACCAGTCGCGGTTGCGGGAGGCCAACGCTCTCGACTTCGACGACCTGATCATGACCACGGTCAATCTGCTGCGCGCCTTCCCGGACGTCGCCGAGCACTACCGCCGACGTTTTCGCCATGTGCTGGTGGATGAGTACCAGGACACCAACCACGCGCAGTACGCGCTGGTGCGTGAGCTCGTCGGGACCAGCGAGCACCCCGTGGACGTGCCGCCCAGCGAGCACGACCTGCCGCCCGCCGAGCTGTGTGTGGTGGGTGACGCCGACCAGTCGATCTACGCCTTCCGGGGCGCCACCATCCGCAACATCCTCCAGTTCGAGGAGGACTACCCGGACGCGACGACGATCCTGCTCGAGCAGAACTACCGGTCGACGCAGACGATCCTGACCGCCGCGAACGCCGTCATCGAGCGCAATGAGTCCCGTCGCCCCAAGAACCTGTGGACCAATGCGGGCGCCGGCGCCCGTATCACTGGTTATGTCGCGGACACCGAGCACGACGAGGCGCAGTTCGTCGCCGACGAGATAGACCGACTGACGGACGCGGGGGACGCCAAGGCCGGCGATGTCGCCGTCTTCTACCGGACGAACGCCCAGTCCCGTGTCTTCGAGGAAGTCTTCATCCGCGTCGGGCTGCCCTACAAGGTCGTCGGCGGGGTTCGGTTCTACGAGCGCAAGGAGGTCCGGGATGTGCTGGCTTACCTGCGGGTGCTGGCCAATCCCGAGGACTCCGTGCCGCTGCGGCGGATTCTGAATGTGCCCAAGCGGGGCATCGGTGACCGTGCCGAGGCCATGATCGACGCCCTTTCGCAGAGGGAGAAGATCAGTTTCCCGCAGGCGCTGCGGCGCGTGGACGAGGCCTACGGCATGGCCGCGCGGTCGTCCAATGCCGTCAAGCGGTTCAACACGCTGATGGAGGAGCTCCGTACGATCGTCGAGTCCGGGGCGGGGCCGGCCACCGTTCTGGAGGCGGTGCTGGAACGGACCGGCTATCTCGCCGAGTTGCAGGCTTCCACGGACCCGCAGGACGAGACCCGTATCGAGAACCTTCAGGAGCTCGCGGCCGTCGCCCTGGAGTTCGAGCAGGAGTCGGGTGAGGGCGAGGCGGCCGGCGGGCTCGCTGAGTTCCTGGAGCGGGTCGCGCTCGTCGCCGACTCCGACCAGATCCCCGACGAGGACGAGGACGGCTCCGGCGTCATCACCCTGATGACCCTGCACACCGCCAAGGGCCTGGAGTTCCCGGTCGTCTTCCTCACCGGCATGGAGGACGGCGTCTTCCCGCACATGCGCGCCCTCGGCCAGAACAAGGAGCTGGAGGAGGAGCGGCGGCTGGCCTACGTCGGCATCACGCGTGCGCGCGAGCGGCTGTATCTGACGCGCTCGTCGATGCGCAGCGCGTGGGGGCAGCCGTCGTACAACCCGCCGTCCCGCTTCCTGGAGGAGATCCCGGCGCAGCATGTGGACTGGAAGCGGACGGGGGCGACCTCGCCGGTGTCCTCCGGTCCCGCGTCCGGGGTGGCCGCCTCGCTGTCCTCGTCCCGCTCGCGCTCCTCGGCCTCGGGTGCGTCCGGTTTCGCCACGCGCCGCACCTCGGAGAAGCCGGTCGTCCAGCTGGCCGTCGGGGACCGGGTCACCCACGACCAGTTCGGGCTCGGCACCGTGATGGCCGTGAAGGGCACGGGTGCGAACACCGAGGCGACGATCGACTTCGGGGACAAGCCGAAGCGGTTGCTGTTGCGGTACGCGCCGGTGGAGAAGCTTTAGCGCAGACGAGGGTGTGCCCCCGCTGAAGGGCGGGGGCGGGCAAGGTAGTTGTCCCGTCGTCCAGTGGTCGGTGACGCCTGCCGACGGGTGGTCAGGACAGCTCGGCTACGACGGGTCGAGGCCGTGGCTGCGCAGCCACGGCAGCGGGTCTATGGCCGAGCCGTCGCCCGGTCGGACCTCGAAATGCAGGTGCGGGCCGGTCGAGTTGCCGGAGTTGCCGGAGTACGCGATCGGGTCGCCGGCCTTCACCGTTGTACCGGAGGCGACGCGGTAGCTGGAGAGGTGGCAGTACCACGTCTCCGTGCCGTCCTTCGCGGTCACGATCATCATGTTGCCGTAGGCGCTGTTCCACTGCGTCCGGACCGTGCCGTCGGTCGCGGCCATCACCGTCGTGCCGTATGACACGGGGAAGTCGATGCCGGTGTGCACGGACATCCAGTTGATGCCGGACTGGCCGAAGTAGGCGCTGAGGCCGTGCTGTGCGACCGGGATCGCGAACTTCGGGCGCAGCCGCTCCTTGCGGGCAGCCTCCTCGGCGGCCTTCCGCTTCTCGGCCGCCTGCTGGGCCTTGAGGTCGATGCGCTCCTGCGTACGGCTGGCCCGGTCGGCGAAGTCGTCGGCGCCGGCGGAGAGGCTCTCCAGCTGGGTGTCCAGCTTGTTGTTCGCCGTGGACGGCTTCACGGCCTCGCTCTCCGAGGCCAGCGTGGACGCGTCCTTGTCGTCGGTCAGGGTGCCGACGGAGGCGGCGGCGATGCCCGCGACGCCCATCACGCACGCGGAAGGTACGGCGACCGTCAGCAGCGCGGAGCGCTTGGGGGGCGTACGACGGCGGGAGCGCGACCCGCTGCGGGACGCGGCGCGTGGGGAGGGGGCCGGAGCGGTCTCCTCCTGGTCGTCGAGGAGCGGGGCCGCGGCGGGGAGTCCGCCGGTGGCGGTCAACTCGGCGTCGGGCTGGGCGGGATCGTCGTAGCCCGTGGGGTCGTCGTAGCCCGTGGGGTCGGCGTGCTCGATCTGCTCGAAGTGCGCGGTCGCCTGCTGATCGAAGGATTCTGCTGACTGCTGGTACTCGTCGGCCGCCTGCGCGGTGGTGCCGTCGATTCCGCCGTCGGAGTTCCACTGCGTGGCGTCGTAGGCCCCGGTGTCGAAGGACTGCGTGCCCCATTCCCACTGCTGGGTCTGGTCGGCCGGGGCGCCGGACTGGTCGGGCTGGGCCCAGGCGGTCGTGTCCCACTGACCGGAGACGTCATGGCCGTTGGCCTGCTGCGGGACGAAGGCCAGTCGCTCGTGCTCGGCCGTCCACGCGGTGGTGTCGTACGCGCCCGTGTCGTACGCGGCGTGGTGCTGGGCCGCATAGGCGTCGTAGTTCACGGTCTGGTGGCTGCCCGTGGCCCACTGCGTGGAGTCGTACGCGCCCGTGTTCTCACCGGGGAGGCTACCGAACAGGGGGTCCGCGTCGAAGGTGGTGGTGGCGTGACCGGCGGCGCCGAATCCGGTGGCGTCGTAGGTGCCGTACGTGGTCGAGTCACCGTACTGGGCTTCCTGGGCGCCGTGCGACGCGTAGTGCGCCGAGGCGGCATCGGAAGCCGTGGTCGGGGAGGTCGTGGTCCCCGACGGGTGACGATCGTTCACCAACTTCTCTCTCGCCTCGACAACAGGGGCTGCCAGAGCAGTGCGGCGACTGTACCCGGCGGTACGCGGGCACGACAATCTTCGGCAGGTTTCGCTCGCGAAGGAAACGGGCATTCGGCCGTGTTTTGGCGGACTGCGGGCGCGAGTTTGGCCTTGTGTTCGAAGATTGTTCGATGTCGGTGGCTGTTCCGTGGCTGTGTGCCGAGTGTGATCCGGGTGTGGTGCCGGTGCGGTCCGGGTGCCGTCCGCTGGTTGGGCGGCTTGTTGAGAGGGGCGGCGGAGGGGGCCGACGGGGGTGGCCGGAGGGGGTGGCGGCGGGAGTTTCGGCGGGGTGGCCGGAGTGGGTGTCGGCGAGGGGTTCGGCGGGGTGGCTATGCCACGGTCAGGCCGCCGGCCTGCGGGGTGGCTTCGGCTCCTGTCCGTGCGGTGTCGAGGGCCTGCCTTATTCCGGTCGCCACGGCGGGGTGCACCGGCAGGGCGAGGTGGCCGATTCCGCTCACGCGGACGTTCTGCGCCAGCAGGTCCGGGTGGTCGACGCAGGCCGTCTCCAGCGGGTCCATCAGATGGTCGAGGTCGCTCCAGAAGCTCACGAAGTGAGTACGGCAGCCGGGGGCGGGCCGGGACAACTCCTCGAGGACCGGTGAGCCGGGGCGCATCTGACGCACGATCGGGTGCGCGTTCGCCAGCGGGACGACGCGGGTGCCGGAGTGCGGCGTGCCGAGCGTGACCAGGGTGCGGACCCTGAGGTCGCCGCCGAGGCACTGCACGTAGTAACGCGCTACCAGCCCGCCGAGGCTGTGCCCGACGATGTCCACGTGGCTGCTGCCGGTGCGCTCGCAGATCCCCTCTATGTGCCGGCCTAGCAGTTCGGCGGCGGCGCGGATGTCGCAGGTCAGCGGGGAGTAGTTGAGCGACTCGATCTGGTGCCTGCCGTGCTGGGCGAGGCTGCGGCGCAGCAGGACGAAGACCGAGCGGTTGTCGATGAAGCCGTGCAGCAGGACGACGGGCGGTTGGGTCTCCGTCGGCAGCGCGGCGGTGTCCCGGGCGGGAAGCATGGGGGTGGCCCGGCGCTCCTGGACGATGCCGGAGGGGTACAGCAGTACGTGTCCGGCGAGGATCGCGATCTCCAGGGCGGTCGCCTTCAGCAGGGCCAGGGAGAGGCCGGCGAGTCTGCTCGGGAGCAGGCGTCGGCAGAGCGGAAGAAAGGGGAGTGCTGCCCCGGTGACCTTCATGGCCGACCTCCTTGTGGCACGCGGGAGGACGACTCCGGCCCCCGTGTGCCCTCGTGGGAAGTCGCGGCGGAGGTGGCCGACGGGGCATGAAGCGGGCGCGTGGGGTGTGCGAGGCGCGTGATGTGCGTCGGTCGGGTCGGCCGTGGCGCGCCGATGACCTGACGGGGCTCCCTGCCGGTGTGGCGACGAGGCTCCCCGCTGTCGTGCCTTACCTGCCCTACGTGCCCTTCGTGCCACCGTCGATGCGCCGTACCGCCACGGCGCACGGCCTGCGGCGCGGTGGTGCGACGACCTCGTTGCGGCTCCCCTTGCGCGTGGTTCCGCTGCGACGCGCGCACCGCAGACTGCTGCGGCCCGTGTGCCGCAGAGATATGGAACGGTGCGCGGCGAACGTGTCCCACCGTGTGATTTCCCCCTCGGTCTGCACCGCGAAACTGCCGGTTGCGGGATGCTGGAGATAACGTTCGTTCACTTCCCCGGGCGATGTGGCCCGGGGGCGTCCGTGCCGTGCGGGGCATATCCGGCGCGATGGGCGACGGAGAAGTGCGATACACGCACCATGTATGACATGTGCGGCGAGTGCGGCATAACTCAGATATGAGCTGTGCCTGTCGGTACGGATGGATGTAGTCGCTTCATGGAGGCAGTGATGGGTGTGGCAGCCGGTCCGATCCGCGTGGTGGTGGCCAAGCCTGGGCTCGACGGCCACGATCGGGGGGCCAAGGTGATCGCGCGGGCGCTGCGCGACGCCGGTATGGAGGTCATCTACACCGGGCTTCACCAGACGCCCGAGCAGATCGTCGACACCGCGATCCAGGAGGACGCCGACGCGATCGGTCTGTCCATCCTCTCCGGCGCCCACAACACCCTCTTCGCCGCTGTGATCGAGCTGCTCAAGGAGCGGGACGCGGAGGACATCCTCGTCTTCGGCGGCGGGATCATCCCCGAGGCGGACATCGCTCCGCTCAAGGAGAAGGGTGTCGCGGAGATCTTCACGCCGGGGGCGACGACTCAGGCGATCGTGGACTGGGTGCGGGCGAACGTGCATCAGCCGGCGGGAGCTTAGGTCGCTGCTCGCTGCTCGGTGTCGGTGTCGGTGCCGGTGCTGTGCGGGTGCGGGTGCCGGTGCTGTGCCAGTGCGGGTGCCGGTGCGTCGGAGTGGCCGTCCCTGAGGGCTGCCGCCCCCCGGACCCCGCTTCGGCTCTGAACGGGCGTTGTCCTCAAACGCCGGACGGGCTGGGTATCTCGAGTTCATCGAGCATGGCCGCCCGCAAGCGCAACGTCGTGACGAGTCGCTGGAACGCCTCCGCCCAATAGCCCCCGGCTCCCGGCGACGCGTCCTCCGGCTCGTCCGGTACCGCCAGCAGGCCATCGAGGCGGCTTGCCTCGGCCGGGTCGAGGCAGCGCTCGGCCAGGCCCATCACCCCGCTGAAACTCCAGGGATAACTCCCCGCGTCCCGCGCGATGTTGAGCGCGTCCACCACCGCTCGCCCGAGCGGCCCGCTCCATGGCACCGCACACACCCCGAGCAGCTGAAACGCCTCTGACAGGCCGTGCGTCGCGATGAACCCGGCGACCCACTCGGCCCGTTCGGCTGGGCCCAGCGTGCCGAGAAGCTTCGCACGCTCGGCCAGGGACACCGCCCCCGGACCGCCGGCTTCCGGAGCGGCGGGCGACCCGAGCAGCGCCCTCGCCCACTCGCCGTCCCGCTGCCGTACCGCCGCCCGGCACCAGGCCGCGTGCAGCTCGCCCTGCCAGTCGTCCCCCACCGGCAGCGCCACGATCTCCCCAGGCGTACGCCCCCCGAGCCGCCCCGGCCAGGTGCCGAGCGGTGCCGCCTCCACCAACTGGCCGAACCACCAGGACCGTTCACCGCGCCCCGCCGGGGCCTTGGCCACGACCCCGTCGCGTTCCATGCCCGCGTCGCACTCGTGCGGCGCCTCGACGGTGATCGTCGGCACGTCCCGCGTGTGATCCAGCGCCACGCATGCCGCTGCCCGCACCGCCATCCGCGCCGCGAGCGCCGAGCCCGGCAGCGCCGACAGCAGCTCCGCGGCCGTCGCCCGGACATTGCGGCTCCGGTCGGCCAGCGCCTGCTCCAGAAACGCCTCGTCGTCCGGGCCCAGCCCGGTCCGCAGCGAGTCGAGGAACATCAATCGGTCCTCGGCGCGCTCCGTCGCCCACGTCGTGGTCAGCAGCTCACGCGCGGCCGCGGGCCCACGTGAGCGGATCGCGGAGAGCAGGGCGACCCGCTCGGCGAACAGCCCCTCCTGCCACAGCTGTTGGACTTCGGCGGGGTCATCTAGGTGCGGCAGCGACGCGCCCCCGCCCGGGGTCGCACGCAGGGCGAACCGCCAGTCCGGGTTCAGCCGGGCCAGCCACACCGCCCGCGGGCCGGCGAACGTCAGCGCCGCCGGTCGCAGATCCGTACGGCCCCGCGCCGCGTCCAGCAGCGCGGGCAGTGTCTCCGGGGGCGGCGCGAAACCCCGGTCGTTCGCCGTCGCGAGCCACTGGGGGAGCAGCTCCATGAGGTCCGGCGCCGTGCCTCTGCGACCGCCGCCCCCGCCGGGACGGTCGGCCAGCAGCATCGCCAGCCTGCGGGCCGCCGCCGGAGGCAGCGCCGGGCGCGGGTCCTCGGGCGCCGGTCGCGGCCGCTGAGCCGCCCGCGCCGGCTTCAGCCCGGCCCGCCGTCGTACGGTCTCCACGGCCGCCGTGTCCAGCAGCGCCACCGGGGCCTCCCGGCCGGGCGCGGACCCCGGCGGCGTACGCCGGTCCGTACCGAGCAGCGCCGCCGTGACGAGCTCCTCCCAGGCGGCCGGGGCGGGCGAATCCGCGGGAACGGAGGGACTGTTCATGATGCTCATTCCCCTCTGTCTTCCTCTCTGCCTTCGTGTCTGCCTTCGTGTCCGCCTTCGTCGCTGCAAGGGGCGGGACGGGTGGGAGGTCCGGGCCTCGGCGGTGGGCGCGGGCCGGCGGCTGTCGCGCGGGTGGGAGAGGCAGCGCTCAGCACAACCGCACCGCCTTGCCCTCGCCCTCCGGCCAGGCCGTCAGCGGGGTGAAGCCGCGGTGGCCGCACTCGCCGAACACCTTGACCGGCTCGCCCCCCGACAGCGCGACCAGGTGCCACAGGCCCGGGCGGGCGCGGGCGGCCGGGGTGAGGGGCAGGGCCGTGTCCGAGTCGGCGTCCGCGAGCTGCCACGAGTCGCCGTCCGGGGTCGGTACGACCCGGTCCAGGGTGACCGGCACGGAGTCCAGCCACGGGTCGTCGCGGAGCGCCTCTCCGTAACGAGCGGTCGCCTCGGCCGTCGTCACGCCAGGCGGCCGTATCGCCGTGGGCTCGGGCGGTGCGAACTGTTCGCCCAGCGCCGCCCGCAGCTGCCCGGCACCCGGGTACGCCACCACCTCCGCCTCCAGGGCCAGCCCGACCGGCAGCGCCAGCTCCGGCGCGCGGCCGGCGGCGCCGTAGGAGAGGAGCAGGGCGGTGCGGCCCGAGTCGGCGCCGTACAGCCATATCCGGCGCGTCGTCAGCTTCACGTCCGCCGTGTCGTACTGGGCGAGGACCAGCCAGCGGTCCCGCACCGGCGGGCCGTCCGCCGAGGCGGGCAGGCCGATGCGGGAGCGGACGGTGTCCGACAGGGCGTCGGGCAGCCGCTCGCGGCGCAGCCAGCCCTGGTCGAGGAGATGGATGAGCGCGCACTCCTCCAGCAGGCGCACCGGCCAGCCGGGGCCGGACGCCGGGATCGCCCCCAGCTCCCGGACCCGAGCGGCCAGTCCGGGGGCCTGGGCGTCGACCATGCGGGCCGCCGTCTCCTCCCACAAGCCGTACCCGGCCTGTTCCGCGCCGGCCAGGCCGCCGCGCAGCAGGTCCGCCAGACGCTGCTCCAGCTCCGTCGCCCCCGCGGTGACCCGCACGGCGCGGCGCTCCGCCCGACGCCGCGCCGCCTCCGGATCACCGGACGCCGTCGAGGAACCGGACGCCCCCGCCGTCCGCTTGTCCTCCGCGCGCTGCCTTCTCCCCTTTATCCACTGCTCCGCCCAGTCCGGCGGCGGCGCCGGCGGCACCGAGCCTTCCCCGCCCGCCCAGAGCAGCAGCAGCCCGAGGGCGTGCTTGCACGGGAACTTCCGGCTCGGGCAACTGCACTTGTACGCGGGACCTGCGGCGTCCGCGATGTCGATGACCGTCTGATACGGCTTGCTGCCACTGCCTTTGCACAGCCCCCACACCGTCCCCTCGTCCGTACTTCCCGCCTCGGACCACGGACCTGCCGCGCCGAGTTTGCTTCCCGCTTTGCGTGACGCGGCGTCAGGCGCCATTGCCAGCACCTGGTCCGCGGTCCAGCGCACCCCCTGCTGAGTCATGCCATCGAAGGTAGATCCCACCACTGACAATCGGCCGGGGCAGAAGCTCCGCGAGCGGCCTCGCAGATGCGTTTGCGCAGGTCGGAACGCATTGTCAGTGGCGTGGTGCAACGTTGGTGCCAGATCCGAACCGGCCGAGCTGGAGGGGGACTTTGCCATGACTGTGTCCGTTGAGCCGACGTCCGTCGAAGCGGGGGAGACGGAATCGACCCAGGCGTTGCGACCGCACGCCGAGGACGCCTTCGCCCATGAACTCGCCGCGCTGGCCGCGCAGGACGACCGTCCGCGCCCGGAACGCTGGAAGCTGTCGCCCTGGGCGGTGGCCACCTATCTGCTCGGCGGCACGCTGCCGGACGGCACGGTGATCACACCGAAATACGTGGGCCCGCGCCGCCTCGTCGAGGTGGCCGTCACCACGCTCGCCACCGATCGCGCCCTGCTCCTGCTCGGTGTGCCCGGCACCGCGAAGACCTGGGTCTCCGAGCACCTGGCCGCGGCGGTCAGCGGTGACTCGACGTTGCTGGTGCAGGGCACGGCGGGCACCCCGGAGGAGGCGATCCGATACGGCTGGAACTACGCCCGGCTGCTCGCGCACGGGCCGAGCCGTGACGCCCTCGTGCCCAGCCCCGTCATGCGGGCCATGGCGGAGGGGATGACCGCACGCGTCGAGGAACTGACCCGCATTCCGGCCGACGTGCAGGACACGCTGATCACGATCCTGTCGGAGAAGACGCTGCCGATACCGGAGTTGGGGCAGGAGGTGCAGGCGGTCCGCGGCTTCAACCTCATCGCCACGGCCAATGACCGCGACCGAGGCGTCAACGATCTCTCCAGCGCCCTGCGCCGCCGCTTCAACACGGTCGTGCTGCCGCTGCCCGAGAGCGTCGAGGCCGAGGTGGACATCGTCTCCCGCCGCGTCGACCAGATCGGCCGCTCCCTCGACCTTCCGGCCGCACCCGACGGCGTCGACGAGATCCGCCGCGTCGTCACCGTCTTCCGTGAGCTGCGCGACGGGATCACCGCCGACGGCCGCACCAAGCTGAAGTCGCCCAGCGGCACGCTCTCGACGGCCGAGGCGATCTCCGTCGTCACCAACGGCCTCGCCCTGGCCGCCCACTT containing:
- a CDS encoding NlpC/P60 family protein; the protein is MASHRKSRPAGTRVAGIRTPALATAALTSVALLSQTANASPSSDDKPSLEEVEKKVDDLYRQAESATEKYNAAKEKTAKQRKRVDTLLDDVAQRTQKLNDAREELGRNAAAQYRTGAAAPDTATFLLADTPQDYFDQSQLMDRMTGRQKEAVDEYFTQQSATMKKRQEATQNLETLTESQNHLQTAKTTVQTKLSDARELLSKLTAEEKARLAAIEKRKQEEAARKAAELARQQAEAERQRQEEAQQQESAETPSESGTSDSSSTDSSYATNAEKALAFSRSQIGKPYVWGATGPDSYDCSGLTQAAWKAAGVDIPRVTYDQVNAGTTVSLANAQPGDLIFFYDDITHVGIYIGNGMMIHAPKPGAYVREESIYYDGESSIHSVVRPA
- the pcrA gene encoding DNA helicase PcrA is translated as MSSLFDDSFLADLQAPRAHEEHPPPPEDDHAPEPVPDDLFGGKFDVPPDRDAYYRDGAPRPALDAAALLEGLNENQRAAVVHSGSPLLIVAGAGSGKTRVLTHRIAHLLAERNVHPGQILAITFTNKAAGEMKERVEQLVGPRANAMWVMTFHSSCVRILRRESKKLGFTSSFSIYDAADSKRLMALVCRDLDLDPKRFPPKSFSAKISNLKNELIDEEDFAAQATDGFEKTLAQAYALYQSRLREANALDFDDLIMTTVNLLRAFPDVAEHYRRRFRHVLVDEYQDTNHAQYALVRELVGTSEHPVDVPPSEHDLPPAELCVVGDADQSIYAFRGATIRNILQFEEDYPDATTILLEQNYRSTQTILTAANAVIERNESRRPKNLWTNAGAGARITGYVADTEHDEAQFVADEIDRLTDAGDAKAGDVAVFYRTNAQSRVFEEVFIRVGLPYKVVGGVRFYERKEVRDVLAYLRVLANPEDSVPLRRILNVPKRGIGDRAEAMIDALSQREKISFPQALRRVDEAYGMAARSSNAVKRFNTLMEELRTIVESGAGPATVLEAVLERTGYLAELQASTDPQDETRIENLQELAAVALEFEQESGEGEAAGGLAEFLERVALVADSDQIPDEDEDGSGVITLMTLHTAKGLEFPVVFLTGMEDGVFPHMRALGQNKELEEERRLAYVGITRARERLYLTRSSMRSAWGQPSYNPPSRFLEEIPAQHVDWKRTGATSPVSSGPASGVAASLSSSRSRSSASGASGFATRRTSEKPVVQLAVGDRVTHDQFGLGTVMAVKGTGANTEATIDFGDKPKRLLLRYAPVEKL
- a CDS encoding M23 family metallopeptidase, with amino-acid sequence MPVSFASETCRRLSCPRTAGYSRRTALAAPVVEAREKLVNDRHPSGTTTSPTTASDAASAHYASHGAQEAQYGDSTTYGTYDATGFGAAGHATTTFDADPLFGSLPGENTGAYDSTQWATGSHQTVNYDAYAAQHHAAYDTGAYDTTAWTAEHERLAFVPQQANGHDVSGQWDTTAWAQPDQSGAPADQTQQWEWGTQSFDTGAYDATQWNSDGGIDGTTAQAADEYQQSAESFDQQATAHFEQIEHADPTGYDDPTGYDDPAQPDAELTATGGLPAAAPLLDDQEETAPAPSPRAASRSGSRSRRRTPPKRSALLTVAVPSACVMGVAGIAAASVGTLTDDKDASTLASESEAVKPSTANNKLDTQLESLSAGADDFADRASRTQERIDLKAQQAAEKRKAAEEAARKERLRPKFAIPVAQHGLSAYFGQSGINWMSVHTGIDFPVSYGTTVMAATDGTVRTQWNSAYGNMMIVTAKDGTETWYCHLSSYRVASGTTVKAGDPIAYSGNSGNSTGPHLHFEVRPGDGSAIDPLPWLRSHGLDPS
- a CDS encoding lipase family alpha/beta hydrolase, which translates into the protein MKVTGAALPFLPLCRRLLPSRLAGLSLALLKATALEIAILAGHVLLYPSGIVQERRATPMLPARDTAALPTETQPPVVLLHGFIDNRSVFVLLRRSLAQHGRHQIESLNYSPLTCDIRAAAELLGRHIEGICERTGSSHVDIVGHSLGGLVARYYVQCLGGDLRVRTLVTLGTPHSGTRVVPLANAHPIVRQMRPGSPVLEELSRPAPGCRTHFVSFWSDLDHLMDPLETACVDHPDLLAQNVRVSGIGHLALPVHPAVATGIRQALDTARTGAEATPQAGGLTVA
- a CDS encoding cobalamin B12-binding domain-containing protein, with product MGVAAGPIRVVVAKPGLDGHDRGAKVIARALRDAGMEVIYTGLHQTPEQIVDTAIQEDADAIGLSILSGAHNTLFAAVIELLKERDAEDILVFGGGIIPEADIAPLKEKGVAEIFTPGATTQAIVDWVRANVHQPAGA
- a CDS encoding DUF5691 domain-containing protein, whose amino-acid sequence is MNSPSVPADSPAPAAWEELVTAALLGTDRRTPPGSAPGREAPVALLDTAAVETVRRRAGLKPARAAQRPRPAPEDPRPALPPAAARRLAMLLADRPGGGGGRRGTAPDLMELLPQWLATANDRGFAPPPETLPALLDAARGRTDLRPAALTFAGPRAVWLARLNPDWRFALRATPGGGASLPHLDDPAEVQQLWQEGLFAERVALLSAIRSRGPAAARELLTTTWATERAEDRLMFLDSLRTGLGPDDEAFLEQALADRSRNVRATAAELLSALPGSALAARMAVRAAACVALDHTRDVPTITVEAPHECDAGMERDGVVAKAPAGRGERSWWFGQLVEAAPLGTWPGRLGGRTPGEIVALPVGDDWQGELHAAWCRAAVRQRDGEWARALLGSPAAPEAGGPGAVSLAERAKLLGTLGPAERAEWVAGFIATHGLSEAFQLLGVCAVPWSGPLGRAVVDALNIARDAGSYPWSFSGVMGLAERCLDPAEASRLDGLLAVPDEPEDASPGAGGYWAEAFQRLVTTLRLRAAMLDELEIPSPSGV